From Desulfuromonas soudanensis, the proteins below share one genomic window:
- a CDS encoding MucR family transcriptional regulator has product MSKILEMAADIVSAHASNSKMSKEELVAELQEVFSALSSLEKGEAIGTELPAGEEAAPSITRRKAFGKKQITCMICGKSFTTLARHLKTAHDIKPGAYRKQFGIPAGTALAAKDYSESRRQMAIDKDLGAGLAKARAARGKGKKK; this is encoded by the coding sequence ATGTCCAAAATTCTCGAAATGGCAGCAGATATCGTTTCTGCTCACGCTTCCAACTCGAAGATGTCCAAAGAAGAACTGGTCGCTGAGCTGCAGGAGGTATTTTCTGCTCTTAGTTCCCTCGAGAAGGGAGAGGCAATCGGAACTGAACTGCCTGCGGGGGAAGAAGCTGCTCCTTCTATTACCCGGCGCAAAGCCTTTGGCAAGAAACAGATCACCTGCATGATCTGCGGCAAAAGCTTCACCACTCTTGCGCGCCATCTCAAGACGGCTCACGACATAAAGCCGGGTGCTTATCGCAAGCAGTTTGGCATCCCTGCGGGTACGGCTCTTGCGGCCAAAGACTACTCCGAGAGCAGACGGCAGATGGCCATAGACAAGGATCTCGGTGCCGGACTGGCCAAGGCTCGGGCGGCCAGAGGCAAGGGCAAAAAGAAGTAA
- a CDS encoding LEA type 2 family protein, with protein MKRLASIVVCLAAFGSLFGCLGLEPGFETPTVGVSSFRILPSEGMAPKFEIGLHIVNPNRSALKLEGIVYSVILEGHKVLTGASHDLPVIEAYGEGDIILTATADLIRSISLIASLMNRPQDTFSYDLNAKLDIGRPGPRIHVQEKGEISFRGAN; from the coding sequence ATGAAGAGACTCGCAAGTATTGTCGTCTGTCTGGCCGCCTTCGGTTCGTTGTTCGGCTGCCTCGGCCTGGAACCCGGTTTTGAAACGCCGACGGTGGGGGTCAGTTCCTTCCGTATTCTACCCTCGGAGGGGATGGCGCCGAAGTTTGAAATCGGTCTGCATATTGTCAACCCGAACCGCTCGGCGCTCAAGCTTGAGGGGATCGTCTATTCGGTGATTCTGGAAGGGCACAAGGTGCTGACCGGAGCTTCCCACGACCTTCCTGTGATCGAGGCCTATGGCGAGGGGGATATCATCCTGACGGCGACGGCAGATCTCATCCGTAGCATCAGCCTCATTGCGTCCCTGATGAACCGGCCGCAAGATACCTTTTCCTACGACCTGAACGCCAAACTGGATATCGGTCGACCTGGCCCCCGGATTCACGTTCAGGAAAAGGGAGAAATCTCCTTCAGGGGGGCAAACTAG
- a CDS encoding YajD family HNH nuclease: MTNSDNKRCDDIVAEMRKEELNRQAGYREKALKLFPHVCGRCTREFEGKKLRELTVHHRDHNHDNNPPDGSNWELLCLYCHDHEHTRGIQEQRSSDGPTEQQVRPSLGHSPFAALGDRFKGSK, from the coding sequence ATGACCAATTCTGACAACAAACGATGTGACGATATCGTCGCCGAGATGCGCAAGGAAGAGCTAAACCGTCAGGCCGGATACCGGGAGAAGGCGTTGAAGCTTTTTCCCCACGTCTGCGGCCGCTGTACCCGCGAATTCGAGGGAAAAAAACTCCGTGAGTTGACGGTCCATCACAGGGACCACAACCACGACAATAACCCCCCCGACGGCAGCAACTGGGAACTGTTGTGTCTCTACTGCCACGACCACGAGCATACCCGGGGCATACAGGAGCAGCGCAGCTCAGACGGCCCGACCGAGCAACAGGTCCGCCCCTCCCTCGGCCATTCCCCCTTCGCCGCCCTCGGTGACCGCTTCAAGGGATCAAAGTAG
- a CDS encoding IS5 family transposase, with protein MRGEDQNQQAMFSYVSPEARVPKDHPLRPIRIMVDSAFNDLAPLFREMYSHTGRPSIPPEQLLRASLLQVLYSIRSERMLVEQLDYNLLFRWFVGLSMDDKVWNHSTFSKNRERLMQFEVATAFFQATKGLAERAGLMSKDHFTVDGTLIEAWASMKSFRPKDDQDQDPPATGGRNPDVDFKGQKRKNDTHQSITDPDARLLKKGKGKESKLCYMGHALMENRNGMVVDSRLTLANGTAEWDAALEMVENLPGTNRVTVGADKGYDVPVFVDGLRERLATPHVARKDKGTAIDERTTRHEGYRVSQRIRKRVEEIFGWLKTVGCLRKTRHRGLDLVGWIFEFAMSAYNLTRMRNLIWST; from the coding sequence ATGCGCGGAGAAGACCAGAATCAACAGGCCATGTTCAGTTATGTTTCACCGGAAGCTCGGGTTCCCAAGGATCACCCCTTGCGTCCGATTCGGATCATGGTCGACAGCGCCTTCAATGATCTGGCTCCCTTGTTTCGGGAGATGTATTCGCATACCGGCCGGCCGTCAATTCCGCCGGAGCAGCTCTTGCGAGCCTCTTTACTGCAAGTGCTCTACTCCATTCGTAGCGAGCGGATGCTGGTTGAGCAACTGGATTACAACCTGTTGTTTCGTTGGTTCGTCGGGCTGTCCATGGACGACAAGGTCTGGAATCATTCCACCTTCTCCAAGAACCGGGAGCGCCTGATGCAATTCGAGGTTGCGACGGCGTTTTTCCAGGCGACCAAGGGACTTGCCGAGCGGGCCGGACTGATGTCGAAAGACCACTTTACCGTAGATGGAACCCTGATCGAAGCCTGGGCCTCGATGAAAAGTTTCCGCCCCAAGGATGATCAGGATCAAGACCCGCCAGCAACGGGCGGCCGCAACCCTGATGTTGATTTCAAAGGACAAAAGCGCAAGAACGACACGCATCAGTCGATCACCGATCCGGATGCCCGACTCCTCAAAAAGGGCAAAGGAAAGGAATCGAAACTCTGCTACATGGGTCATGCCCTGATGGAAAACCGCAACGGCATGGTGGTCGACAGCCGCCTGACTCTGGCCAATGGCACCGCCGAATGGGATGCCGCCCTGGAGATGGTTGAAAATCTGCCGGGCACAAATCGGGTCACGGTCGGCGCAGACAAGGGCTACGATGTTCCGGTCTTCGTCGATGGTTTACGGGAACGGTTGGCAACGCCGCATGTGGCTCGGAAAGACAAGGGCACTGCGATTGATGAACGAACCACCCGTCATGAAGGCTACCGGGTCAGCCAGAGAATCCGCAAGCGGGTTGAAGAAATCTTCGGCTGGCTCAAAACTGTCGGCTGTCTGCGCAAGACGCGACATCGAGGGCTTGACCTGGTCGGTTGGATATTCGAATTCGCCATGAGCGCTTATAATTTGACCCGAATGCGTAACTTGATTTGGTCAACATAG
- a CDS encoding ParA family protein, with protein sequence MNQCRPFVVAVASEKGGVGKTTLATNLAVYLKALHEDLPVTIASFDNHFSVDNMFAIGRNSGRSVAGLFEMDPVADLATMGEYGVQFLASERDLSPPDDDCLRLRKALAGSGFGGILVLDTRPILDYFTRSALAAADLVLVPVKDRPSLVNAASVQQALVAGGGDPSSLWLVPSLIDARLRLRENIGIREFLVFSARERGYQVLDTFIAKSPKVEGLATNLTSRVYPVLTHARTTVVHRQFREVASFVLDRYGEGFAALSSLGNDASSGGESTPRLRRLVGDCPVCGAGIQGEEGHFFFDQRSRRRGFIHGRCLARLLENTDLKTLAGTDGGLVFETVSVDESGPESAFTLRLFDGGSAEVVAEQMIAAEDGLFDHFWQGACGRPVEELYREILLVTLDAGAPRRFLEGEGRARFSSWRRRVLREVFPRA encoded by the coding sequence ATGAACCAGTGTCGGCCCTTTGTGGTTGCCGTGGCCAGTGAAAAGGGGGGGGTGGGGAAGACTACGCTCGCCACCAATCTGGCCGTTTATCTTAAGGCTCTCCACGAGGACCTGCCGGTCACCATCGCCTCCTTCGACAATCACTTCAGCGTCGACAACATGTTCGCCATCGGACGAAACAGCGGCCGTTCGGTCGCCGGCCTCTTCGAGATGGACCCCGTCGCCGACCTGGCGACCATGGGGGAATACGGGGTGCAGTTTCTCGCCTCGGAGCGGGATCTTTCTCCTCCCGACGACGATTGCCTTCGGCTGCGAAAAGCCCTGGCCGGGTCCGGCTTCGGCGGTATTCTCGTTCTCGATACCCGCCCCATCCTCGACTACTTTACCCGCAGCGCCCTGGCGGCGGCCGACCTCGTCCTGGTCCCGGTCAAGGACCGTCCTTCCCTGGTCAATGCCGCATCGGTGCAACAGGCCCTGGTCGCCGGGGGAGGAGACCCTTCCTCCCTCTGGCTGGTGCCGAGCCTGATCGACGCCCGGCTTCGGCTGCGGGAGAACATCGGCATCCGGGAATTCCTGGTCTTCTCGGCCCGGGAACGGGGATACCAGGTTCTCGACACCTTCATCGCCAAGAGTCCCAAGGTCGAAGGATTGGCCACCAATCTGACCAGCCGGGTCTATCCGGTGCTGACCCATGCCCGAACCACCGTCGTCCACCGCCAGTTTCGGGAGGTCGCCTCCTTCGTCCTCGACCGCTACGGAGAGGGATTTGCCGCCCTCTCGTCCCTCGGCAACGACGCATCGTCCGGCGGAGAATCGACCCCCCGCCTTCGGCGACTGGTGGGGGATTGTCCGGTCTGCGGAGCCGGGATCCAGGGGGAGGAGGGGCATTTCTTCTTCGATCAGCGCAGTCGGAGGCGGGGCTTCATCCATGGTCGGTGCCTGGCGCGACTCCTGGAGAATACCGATCTGAAAACCCTGGCCGGAACCGATGGCGGACTCGTTTTCGAGACCGTTTCGGTGGACGAAAGCGGTCCCGAATCGGCGTTTACCCTGCGGCTTTTCGACGGCGGCAGCGCCGAGGTGGTGGCCGAGCAGATGATCGCCGCTGAGGACGGCCTCTTTGACCACTTCTGGCAGGGGGCCTGCGGCCGGCCGGTTGAGGAACTCTATCGGGAGATTCTTCTGGTGACCCTCGATGCGGGGGCTCCCCGGCGCTTTCTCGAAGGGGAGGGACGGGCGCGGTTTTCCTCCTGGCGTCGCCGGGTCCTGCGGGAGGTTTTCCCCCGGGCATAG
- the ilvC gene encoding ketol-acid reductoisomerase produces MGQNYFNTLPLRRQLQELGTCRFMDADEFTGGCEYAKGKKIVIVGCGAQGLNQGLNMRDSGLDVSYTLRKEAIAQKRQSYKNATENGFKVGSYEELLPTADIVMNLAPDKQHTDVVNTVVPLMKQGAVFSYAHGFNIVEEGTMIRKDLTVVMVAPKCPGSEVRAEYVRGFGVPTLIAVHGENDPNGDGLEIAKALCSAQGGDRAGVLESSFVAEVKSDLMGEQTILCGMLQAGALLCFDKMTQNGIGAPYAVKLIQYGWETITEALKHGGITNMMDRLSNPAKLTAYSLASELKDIMRPLFEKHMDDILSGEFSRAMMEDWANDDVKLLTWREETGQTAFEKTEAAGEITEQEYFDKAILMVAMVKAGVELAFETMVCSGIEAESAYYESLHETPLIANTIARKKLYEMNRVISDTAEYGCYLFAHACVPLLKDFMSRVGTDVIGKGLSVKDNSVDNSTLVAVNAEIRGHLIEEVGEELRAAMQGMKAIV; encoded by the coding sequence ATGGGACAGAACTATTTCAATACCCTGCCGCTTCGTCGCCAGCTTCAGGAACTCGGCACCTGCCGCTTCATGGACGCCGATGAATTCACCGGCGGCTGCGAATATGCCAAAGGGAAGAAGATCGTCATCGTCGGCTGCGGCGCCCAGGGGCTCAACCAGGGGCTCAACATGCGCGACAGCGGCCTCGACGTCTCCTACACCCTGCGCAAGGAAGCGATCGCCCAGAAGCGCCAGTCCTACAAAAACGCCACGGAAAACGGCTTCAAGGTCGGCAGCTATGAAGAGCTCCTCCCCACCGCCGACATCGTCATGAACCTCGCCCCCGACAAGCAGCACACCGACGTCGTCAATACCGTGGTGCCGCTGATGAAGCAGGGGGCGGTCTTCTCCTACGCCCACGGGTTCAACATCGTCGAAGAAGGGACGATGATCCGCAAGGACCTCACCGTCGTCATGGTCGCCCCCAAATGCCCCGGCTCGGAAGTCCGCGCCGAGTACGTCCGCGGTTTCGGCGTCCCGACCCTGATCGCCGTCCACGGCGAAAACGACCCCAACGGCGACGGCCTCGAGATCGCCAAGGCCCTCTGCTCCGCCCAGGGGGGGGACCGCGCCGGCGTCCTCGAGTCGTCCTTCGTCGCCGAGGTCAAATCCGACCTCATGGGCGAACAGACCATCCTCTGCGGCATGCTACAGGCCGGCGCCCTCCTCTGCTTCGACAAGATGACGCAGAACGGCATCGGCGCCCCCTACGCCGTCAAGCTCATCCAGTACGGCTGGGAGACGATCACCGAGGCCCTCAAGCACGGCGGCATTACCAACATGATGGACCGTCTCTCCAACCCCGCCAAGCTGACCGCCTACTCCCTGGCCTCCGAACTCAAGGACATCATGCGTCCCCTCTTCGAGAAGCACATGGACGACATCCTCTCCGGCGAGTTCTCCCGCGCCATGATGGAAGACTGGGCCAACGACGACGTCAAGCTCCTCACCTGGCGCGAGGAGACCGGCCAGACCGCCTTCGAGAAGACCGAAGCCGCCGGAGAGATCACCGAGCAGGAGTACTTCGACAAGGCGATCCTCATGGTCGCCATGGTCAAGGCCGGCGTCGAGCTCGCCTTCGAGACCATGGTCTGCTCCGGCATCGAGGCCGAGTCGGCCTACTACGAGTCGCTGCACGAGACGCCGCTCATCGCCAACACCATCGCCCGCAAGAAGCTCTACGAGATGAACCGCGTCATCTCCGACACCGCCGAGTACGGCTGCTACCTCTTTGCCCACGCCTGCGTCCCCCTCCTCAAGGACTTCATGTCCCGAGTGGGGACCGACGTCATCGGCAAGGGGCTCTCCGTGAAGGACAACAGTGTCGACAACAGCACCCTGGTCGCCGTCAACGCCGAGATCCGCGGTCACCTCATCGAGGAAGTCGGCGAAGAACTGCGCGCCGCCATGCAGGGGATGAAGGCCATCGTCTAG
- a CDS encoding DUF2226 domain-containing protein, with translation MILLPRGNPVKEKIDPGKINLPEALRKLQSGTFTGYLRFETKTGTGVVIFEAGSLISALFEWARDGERLVNEAAFERIFEQSLAGGATLDIYRLSTELARSIHALLHGEVLYKGQDLKLIDIKALLAKLKEDQMSGCLRIYTKEHVALIFYRDGNPLGFFHDGSTDIETTAGHSMSVAREPGAKIDVLLATNNGEGGAVNLLQTIDLLSVWQKIQDGVVRQRRTQVEEANRSKEVVEKDRQQKVLSLLRGTAEKHIGKIGVSLVEKEFDKGVPLGADSLSGFYERLAKAAKLVAGPSAVKTMVEEMQKGLGAFLK, from the coding sequence ATGATCCTGTTGCCGCGGGGAAACCCCGTCAAGGAAAAGATCGATCCGGGCAAGATCAATTTGCCCGAAGCTCTCCGTAAACTCCAGTCCGGCACTTTTACCGGCTACCTGCGTTTCGAGACCAAGACCGGGACAGGAGTTGTCATCTTCGAGGCGGGGAGCCTGATCAGCGCTCTCTTCGAATGGGCGCGGGACGGAGAGCGCCTGGTCAACGAGGCGGCGTTTGAGCGCATATTCGAGCAATCCCTGGCCGGGGGGGCGACCCTCGACATCTACCGCCTCTCCACCGAACTGGCCCGCAGTATTCATGCCCTCCTCCACGGCGAGGTCCTCTACAAGGGGCAGGATCTTAAACTGATCGACATCAAGGCGCTGCTGGCCAAGCTCAAAGAGGATCAGATGAGCGGTTGTCTGCGTATCTACACCAAGGAGCATGTCGCCCTGATCTTCTACCGTGACGGCAACCCCCTCGGTTTCTTTCATGATGGCTCCACCGATATCGAAACCACCGCCGGTCACTCCATGTCCGTGGCCCGGGAGCCGGGCGCCAAGATCGATGTCCTTCTGGCCACGAACAACGGCGAGGGGGGGGCGGTCAATCTCCTCCAGACCATCGATCTTCTCAGCGTCTGGCAAAAAATCCAGGACGGCGTCGTCCGCCAGCGCCGCACCCAGGTCGAAGAAGCAAACCGCAGCAAGGAGGTTGTCGAAAAGGACCGGCAGCAGAAGGTGCTGTCCCTGCTGCGGGGAACGGCCGAGAAGCACATCGGCAAAATCGGCGTTTCCCTGGTGGAGAAAGAATTCGACAAGGGCGTGCCTCTGGGCGCCGATAGCCTCTCCGGCTTCTACGAGCGGTTGGCCAAGGCCGCCAAGCTCGTCGCCGGCCCCTCGGCGGTCAAGACGATGGTCGAGGAAATGCAGAAGGGTCTCGGCGCCTTCCTCAAGTAA
- a CDS encoding fibronectin type III domain-containing protein, protein MASNIPQPPTSLHLAVAEGAVHLSWSPAAGTSEGISSYEIARAELFGGPFVVIGTVGGDTLQYIDATAPPETILYYQVRARAGGKVSDYSQPVSGEVPASLP, encoded by the coding sequence GTGGCCTCCAACATACCCCAGCCGCCGACTTCCCTGCACCTTGCAGTGGCGGAGGGTGCTGTTCACCTGAGCTGGTCCCCTGCTGCGGGAACGTCCGAAGGGATCTCGAGTTATGAAATTGCCCGTGCGGAGCTTTTCGGCGGACCTTTCGTCGTCATCGGCACCGTCGGCGGAGACACTTTGCAGTACATCGACGCTACTGCGCCTCCCGAAACCATTCTCTATTACCAGGTCAGAGCCCGCGCGGGGGGGAAGGTCTCCGATTATTCACAACCCGTTTCCGGCGAGGTGCCGGCCTCGTTACCATAG
- a CDS encoding multicopper oxidase family protein, whose amino-acid sequence MKTAKQIYYRAAISMLAATLMLWGGGAVASTQILQVPLPGKAIPKFIDPLPIPARIDGTLPLTVTMSEFDQQVLPLPFPLTTVWGYNGTYPGPTIVAQRGTPTNVTYINNLVDPANPANPPKLQKYLTVDQTLHWADPLTCMMTPGCNMMLPYAGPVPAVAHLHGGEVPSAFDGAPDAWFTPNAAGAPVSTGPGFVTNVYSYPNAQQGTTLWYHDHALGTTRLNVYGGLAGFYFLRDPANTPTNLPGGAADNPMYEVEVVIQDRMFDTAGQLLFPDLGINPTIHPFWIPEFVGDAIVVNGKTWPVFNVEPRKYRLRLLNGSNARFYSMALINPVTGAPGPAFWQIGTDGGFLDAPTLLNDPVALAAGLPSPRMLIAPGERADIIIDFSAYAGQTLLLNNTARTPFPKGAPVDPKTTGQIMQIVVGTTVTTPDTAVFNPALPGATLRGVNPILRLNPATATLTRQLTLNEVMGMGGPLEVLLNNTKWNGLQAGTATPIPGSTQVGTNWLTELPRIGDTEVWEIVNLTADAHPIHLHLTQFQLLNRQPFQTNKYLKAYNAAFPLGAFLPANGPPYPYSNIGNPTLPVGSTVVGGNPDVTPYLQKNPAPALANENGWKDTGIVYPGEVTRFVVRYATQDAPLTTLAGTNTFPFDPTAGIGTLDAFGFPGGTGYVWHCHILDHEDNEMMRPYMVQP is encoded by the coding sequence ATGAAAACGGCGAAGCAAATCTACTATCGTGCAGCCATCTCGATGCTGGCTGCGACCTTGATGCTCTGGGGTGGCGGGGCCGTGGCCTCGACACAGATCCTGCAGGTTCCTCTGCCGGGCAAAGCCATTCCGAAGTTCATTGATCCCTTGCCCATTCCGGCCCGCATCGACGGCACTCTGCCTTTAACCGTCACCATGTCTGAATTCGACCAGCAGGTCCTCCCCCTCCCCTTCCCCCTGACCACCGTCTGGGGTTATAACGGCACCTACCCCGGGCCGACAATTGTGGCGCAGCGGGGGACGCCGACCAACGTGACCTATATCAACAATCTGGTCGATCCGGCCAACCCGGCCAATCCGCCCAAGCTGCAGAAATACCTGACCGTCGATCAGACCCTGCACTGGGCCGATCCTCTGACCTGCATGATGACACCGGGTTGCAACATGATGCTCCCCTATGCCGGTCCCGTTCCCGCCGTCGCCCATCTGCATGGAGGAGAAGTCCCCTCGGCCTTCGACGGCGCCCCCGACGCCTGGTTCACCCCCAATGCCGCCGGAGCCCCGGTCTCGACCGGCCCGGGATTCGTCACCAACGTCTACTCCTACCCCAACGCCCAGCAGGGAACCACCCTCTGGTACCATGACCATGCCCTCGGCACCACCCGGCTCAACGTCTATGGCGGTCTGGCGGGATTCTACTTCCTGCGCGATCCGGCCAACACACCGACCAACCTCCCCGGCGGAGCGGCGGACAACCCGATGTACGAAGTCGAGGTGGTCATCCAGGACCGAATGTTCGACACGGCCGGCCAATTGCTCTTCCCCGACCTCGGCATCAACCCGACCATACATCCCTTCTGGATTCCCGAGTTCGTGGGGGACGCCATCGTCGTCAACGGCAAGACTTGGCCGGTCTTCAACGTCGAGCCGCGCAAGTACCGTCTGCGCCTGCTCAACGGTTCCAACGCCCGCTTCTACAGCATGGCCCTGATCAACCCGGTGACCGGCGCTCCCGGGCCAGCCTTCTGGCAGATCGGCACGGACGGCGGCTTCCTCGACGCACCGACCCTTCTCAACGATCCGGTCGCCCTGGCCGCCGGGCTCCCCTCGCCGCGGATGCTCATCGCTCCTGGTGAACGGGCCGATATCATCATCGACTTCAGCGCCTATGCCGGACAGACCCTGCTGCTCAACAACACCGCCCGCACCCCCTTCCCCAAAGGGGCACCCGTCGATCCCAAAACCACCGGCCAGATCATGCAGATCGTGGTCGGCACCACCGTCACCACCCCCGATACCGCCGTCTTCAATCCGGCCCTTCCCGGCGCCACCCTGCGCGGCGTCAATCCCATCCTTCGCCTCAATCCTGCAACTGCCACCCTCACCCGGCAGCTGACCCTCAACGAGGTGATGGGCATGGGAGGCCCCCTTGAGGTGCTGCTCAACAACACCAAGTGGAACGGGCTTCAGGCCGGAACGGCCACCCCCATTCCCGGAAGCACACAAGTGGGAACCAACTGGTTGACGGAACTCCCACGGATAGGGGACACCGAGGTCTGGGAGATCGTTAACCTGACAGCCGACGCGCACCCGATCCACCTCCACCTGACTCAGTTCCAGCTCCTCAACCGTCAGCCGTTCCAGACGAATAAGTATCTCAAGGCCTACAATGCGGCCTTCCCCCTTGGCGCATTTCTGCCGGCCAATGGCCCGCCCTACCCCTACTCCAACATCGGCAACCCGACCCTCCCGGTCGGCAGCACCGTGGTGGGTGGAAATCCGGACGTCACCCCCTACCTGCAGAAGAATCCGGCACCAGCTCTGGCCAACGAAAACGGGTGGAAGGATACGGGCATCGTCTACCCCGGCGAGGTGACTCGTTTCGTGGTCCGCTACGCCACACAGGATGCTCCGCTGACCACATTGGCCGGGACCAACACCTTCCCCTTCGACCCGACCGCGGGGATTGGAACCCTGGATGCCTTCGGCTTCCCCGGGGGTACGGGCTATGTCTGGCACTGCCACATCCTCGATCATGAGGACAACGAAATGATGCGCCCCTACATGGTCCAACCGTAG
- the ilvY gene encoding HTH-type transcriptional activator IlvY — MDTRELEIFLTVAETLHFGRASQACNLSPSALTRTIQRIEEELERPLFVRDNRRVTLSAAGEKLRVYARQSLQEWQTFRSTLREGEAVAGPLSLYASITAVYSLLPDLLEAFRGAYPEVQLELRTGAAEQAVILVSSGEIDLAVAALPDRHRSQIEFLPITTTPLLFIAPGGGMVAGLSPEGRLDLSRAPLVVPQSGLSRRRLDQWLKEKRITPNITSEVSGNEAIIAMVRLGVGVGIVPQLVLERSPFRDEVRVLDGGPQLEPYIVGLCTSRRNLQRPAVRAFWALAEERSDAGAG; from the coding sequence ATGGATACCCGTGAACTGGAAATATTTCTCACTGTCGCCGAGACCCTCCATTTCGGACGTGCCAGCCAGGCCTGCAACCTCAGCCCCTCGGCGCTGACCCGCACCATCCAGCGCATCGAGGAGGAACTCGAGCGGCCGCTTTTCGTTCGCGACAACCGCCGGGTGACCCTCTCGGCCGCCGGGGAAAAGTTGCGCGTCTATGCCCGGCAGAGCCTGCAGGAATGGCAAACCTTCCGTTCGACCCTCCGGGAGGGGGAGGCCGTCGCCGGTCCCCTCTCCCTTTATGCCTCGATCACCGCCGTCTACAGCCTCCTCCCCGATCTCCTCGAGGCCTTTCGCGGTGCTTATCCGGAGGTGCAGCTCGAGCTGCGTACCGGCGCCGCCGAACAGGCGGTGATCCTGGTCAGCAGCGGCGAGATCGACCTCGCCGTCGCCGCGCTCCCCGACCGGCACCGCTCCCAGATCGAGTTTCTCCCCATCACCACCACCCCGCTCCTCTTCATCGCCCCCGGGGGCGGGATGGTCGCCGGGCTCTCACCCGAGGGGAGACTCGACCTCTCCCGGGCGCCGCTGGTGGTGCCCCAGTCCGGGCTCTCCAGGCGGCGCCTCGATCAGTGGTTGAAAGAGAAGCGCATCACCCCCAACATCACCTCCGAGGTCTCCGGCAACGAGGCGATCATCGCCATGGTGCGCCTCGGCGTCGGCGTCGGCATCGTCCCGCAGCTCGTCCTCGAGCGCAGCCCCTTTCGCGACGAGGTGCGCGTTCTTGACGGAGGCCCGCAACTGGAGCCGTACATCGTCGGGCTCTGCACCAGCAGGCGCAATCTGCAACGTCCTGCCGTGCGGGCCTTCTGGGCCCTTGCCGAGGAGCGCTCCGACGCCGGAGCGGGGTAG